In one window of Onychomys torridus chromosome 5, mOncTor1.1, whole genome shotgun sequence DNA:
- the LOC118583732 gene encoding histone H2A type 1-B: MSGRGKQGGKARAKAKTRSSRAGLQFPVGRVHRLLRKGNYSERVGAGAPVYLAAVLEYLTAEILELAGNAARDNKKTRIIPRHLQLAIRNDEELNKLLGRVTIAQGGVLPNIQAVLLPKKTESHHKAKGK; encoded by the coding sequence ATGTCTGGACGCGGCAAGCAGGGCGGCAAGGCTCGCGCCAAGGCCAAGACCCGCTCCTCCCGGGCCGGGCTGCAGTTCCCCGTGGGCCGCGTGCACCGGCTGCTCCGCAAGGGCAACTACTCGGAGCGGGTGGGCGCCGGCGCCCCGGTCTACCTGGCGGCCGTGCTGGAGTACCTGACGGCCGAGATCCTGGAGCTGGCCGGCAACGCGGCCCGCGACAACAAGAAGACGCGCATCATCCCGCGCCACCTGCAGCTGGCCATCCGCAACGACGAGGAGCTCAACAAGCTGCTGGGCCGCGTCACCATCGCGCAGGGCGGCGTCCTGCCCAACATCCAGGCGGTGCTGCTGCCCAAGAAGACCGAGAGCCACCACAAGGCCAAGGGGAAATAA
- the LOC118583758 gene encoding histone H3, which produces MARTKQTARKSTGGKAPRKQLATKAARKSAPATGGVKKPHRYRPGTVALREIRRYQKSTELLIRKLPFQRLVREIAQDFKTDLRFQSSAVMALQEASEAYLVGLFEDTNLCAIHAKRVTIMPKDIQLARRIRGERA; this is translated from the coding sequence ATGGCTCGCACCAAGCAGACGGCCCGCAAGTCCACCGGCGGCAAGGCCCCGCGCAAGCAGCTGGCCACCAAGGCCGCCCGCAAGAGCGCCCCGGCCACCGGCGGCGTGAAGAAGCCGCACCGCTACCGGCCCGGCACCGTGGCGCTGCGCGAGATCCGGCGCTACCAGAAGTCCACCGAGCTGCTGATCCGCAAGCTGCCGTTCCAGCGCCTGGTGCGCGAGATCGCGCAGGACTTCAAGACCGACCTGCGCTTCCAGAGCTCGGCCGTGATGGCGCTGCAGGAGGCCAGCGAGGCCTACCTGGTGGGTCTGTTCGAGGACACCAACCTGTGCGCCATCCACGCCAAGCGGGTCACCATCATGCCCAAGGACATCCAGCTGGCCCGCCGCATCCGCGGGGAGAGGGCGTAA
- the LOC118583749 gene encoding histone H4 gives MSGRGKGGKGLGKGGAKRHRKVLRDNIQGITKPAIRRLARRGGVKRISGLIYEETRGVLKVFLENVIRDAVTYTEHAKRKTVTAMDVVYALKRQGRTLYGFGG, from the coding sequence ATGTCTGGTCGCGGCAAAGGCGGGAAGGGCCTGGGCAAGGGCGGCGCCAAGCGCCACCGCAAAGTCCTGCGCGACAACATCCAGGGCATCACCAAGCCCGCCATCCGCCGCCTGGCCCGGCGCGGCGGCGTCAAGCGCATCTCCGGCCTCATCTACGAGGAGACCCGCGGGGTGCTGAAGGTCTTCCTGGAGAACGTGATCCGCGACGCCGTCACCTACACGGAGCACGCCAAGCGCAAGACCGTCACCGCCATGGACGTGGTCTACGCGCTCAAGCGCCAGGGACGCACGCTCTACGGCTTCGGCGGTTAA
- the H1-1 gene encoding histone H1.1 yields MSETPPVAQTASAAPEKPAAAKKTKKPAKAAAPRKKPAGPSVSELIVQAVSTSKERSGVSLAALKKALAAAGYDVEKNNSRIKLGLKSLVNKGTLVQTKGTGAAGSFKLNKKAEAKATTAKVSVKAKASGTSKKPKKTAGAAAKKAVKTPKKPKKPAVSKKPSKSPKKPKVVKAKKVAKSPAKAKAVKPKAAKAKVTKPKTAAKPKKAAPKKK; encoded by the coding sequence ATGTCGGAGACGCCGCCCGTCGCTCAAACTGCTTCTGCTGCTCCTGAGAAGCCCGCGGCTGCAAAGAAGACTAAGAAGCCCGCGAAGGCTGCAGCACCGAGGAAGAAGCCCGCGGGGCCCTCGGTGTCCGAGCTCATCGTGCAGGCGGTGTCCACCTCCAAGGAGCGCAGCGGCGTGTCCCTGGCAGCGCTCAAGAAGGCGCTGGCAGCCGCCGGCTACGATGTGGAGAAGAACAACAGCCGCATCAAGCTGGGGCTCAAGAGCCTGGTGAACAAGGGCACCCTGGTGCAGACCAAGGGCACAGGTGCTGCTGGCTCCTTCAAGCTCAACAAGAAGGCGGAGGCCAAGGCTACCACCGCCAAGGTGTCAGTGAAGGCGAAGGCATCTGGGACGTCTAAGAAACCCAAGAAGACTGCCGGGGCCGCAGCCAAGAAGGCTGTGAAGACCCCGAAGAAGCCCAAGAAGCCTGCTGTCTCAAAGAAGCCGTCCAAGAGCCCTAAGAAGCCCAAGGTGGTGAAGGCCAAGAAGGTGGCCAAGAGCCCCGCCAAGGCCAAGGCCGTGAAGCCCAAGGCTGCCAAGGCAAAGGTGACAAAGCCCAAGACCGCAGCTAAGCCCAAGAAGGCGGCGCCCAAGAAAAAGTGA